A DNA window from Loxodonta africana isolate mLoxAfr1 chromosome 7, mLoxAfr1.hap2, whole genome shotgun sequence contains the following coding sequences:
- the LOC100661579 gene encoding olfactory receptor 5B12-like — protein sequence MENSTEVTEFILVGITDEPELQIPLFIIFSLIYLITVVGNLGMMVLILLDSCLHTPMYFFLSCLSLVDFGYSSAVTPKVMARFLIGDKVISYNACAAQMFFFAAFITAENFLLASMAYDRYAAVCKPLHYTTVMTTSVYTRLAIGSYVCGFLEAPIYTGDIFSLSFCRSNVVDHFFCDAPPLLALSCSNHYINRVVSSFLVGINVLFSIPVILISYLFIFTTLLRMRLSKGCQKAFSTCASHLTAVFIFYGAGIFVYLQPSSSHSMDTDKMASVFYAIVIPMLNPLVYSLRNKEIKSAFKKAVGKAMSSIGILF from the coding sequence ATGGAAAACAGTACAGAGGTGACCGAATTCATTCTCGTGGGGATAACGGATGAACCTGAACTGCAGATCCCACTGTTTATAATCTTCTCTCTCATCTACCTTATCACTGTGGTTGGGAACCTGGGGATGATGGTGTTGATTCTCTTGGACTCTtgtctccacactcccatgtactttttcctcagctgTCTCTCTCTGGTGGATTTTGGTTACTCCTCAGCTGTCACACCCAAGGTGATGGCCAGGTTCCTTATAGGAGACAAGGTCATCTCCTACAATGCATGTGCTGCTCAGATGTTCTTTTTTGCAGCCTTTATCACTGCAGAAAATTTTCTATTGGCctcaatggcctatgaccgctatgcagCAGTATGTAAGCCCCTACATTATACCACCGTCATGACAACCAGTGTATATACACGTCTGGCCATAGGCTCCTATGTCTGTGGTTTCCTGGAAGCCCCTATCTACACTGGAGATATATTCAGTCTCTCCTTCTGTAGGTCCAATGTGGttgatcactttttctgtgatgcTCCTCCTCTCCTGGCACTCTCATGCTCTAACCACTATATCAATCGGGTGGTTTCATCTTTTTTGGTGGGCATCAATGTCCTTTTTTCTATCCCGGTAATCTTGATCTCCTACCTGTTTATATTTACCACCCTCCTGAGGATGCGTTTATCCAAAGGATGCCAAAAGGCCTTTTCCACCTGTGCTTCCCACCTCACTGCAGTCTTCATCTTCTATGGGGCAGGCATCTTCGTGTACTTACAACCCAGCTCCAGTCATTCCATGGACACAGACAAAATGGCATCTGTGTTCTATGCCATAGTCATCCCTATGCTGAATCCGCTTGTCTACAGTTTGAGGAACAAAGAGATCAAAAGTGCCTTTAAAAAGGCTGTTGGGAAAGCAATGTCATCTATAGGAATCCTATTTTAA